From the genome of Spinacia oleracea cultivar Varoflay chromosome 2, BTI_SOV_V1, whole genome shotgun sequence, one region includes:
- the LOC110775662 gene encoding protein NEGATIVE GRAVITROPIC RESPONSE OF ROOTS isoform X2, whose translation MPIVSQNQIFSWVHDKLNGRSQANNSNTNVYASNKNQTPQIGGQKEEFSDWPQGFLSIGTLFNKSSKDVDTTTKEKSPQNPILDFTLEEVKELQKELNALMSSNHHDCFSSFETCPCNKKGDDEGEEEDDEEEEEIEDQHDTTIVTNNKGKDVYLDNNGSKLIGKKSLSFLLKKAFICGVGGLGPTPSLKDPTLPVPKSRLSKILRAMLRKKIYPQSSCPTTTMSRKKCLRVNNNRQTGRMINYDDEDELDVEEDNRIKWDKSDTEYIVLEI comes from the exons ATGCCTATCGTATCTCAAAATCAG ATTTTCAGCTGGGTGCATGACAAGCTCAATGGAAGATCACAAGCCAACAATAGTAACACAAATGTTTATGCATCAAACAAAA ATCAAACTCCACAAATAGGAGGTCAGAAAGAGGAGTTCAGTGACTGGCCTCAAGGATTTCTCTCAATCGGAACTCTTTTCAATAAATCGTCGAAAGACGTCGATACGACGACGAAAGAGAAATCTCCTCAAAACCCAATTCTAGACTTCACATTGGAAGAGGTTAAAGAGCTTCAAAAGGAGTTGAACGCGTTAATGTCTTCTAATCATCATGATTGTTTCTCGAGTTTTGAAACTTGTCCCTGTAATAAGAAAGGAGACGACGAGGGAGAAGAAGAAGAcgacgaagaagaagaagaaatcgAAGATCAACATGATACAACTATTGTAACAAACAACAAAGGCAAAGATGTTTATTTGGACAACAATGGTAGCAAACTAATTGGTAAAAAGTCATTGTCATTTCTCCTTAAAAAAGCGTTCATTTGTGGAGTTGGTGGGTTGGGCCCAACACCTAGTTTAAAAGATCCAACTCTTCCAGTCCCTAAGTCAAGATTAAGTAAG ATCTTGAGAGCGATGCTTCGAAAGAAGATATATCCTCAGAGTTCATGCCCAACAACTACGATGTCAAGGAAGAAATGTTTGCGGGTGAATAATAATAGACAAACAGGAAGAATGATCAACTACGATGATGAAGATGAACTTGACGTTGAAGAAGATAACAGAATCAAATGGGACAAGAGTGATACAGAAT ATATTGTTCTAGAGATTTAA
- the LOC110775662 gene encoding protein NEGATIVE GRAVITROPIC RESPONSE OF ROOTS isoform X1 has protein sequence MLSYFASIGLPKNSVLYHKLIHLVSVSPPATFFILTASRIISFVLMKIFSWVHDKLNGRSQANNSNTNVYASNKNQTPQIGGQKEEFSDWPQGFLSIGTLFNKSSKDVDTTTKEKSPQNPILDFTLEEVKELQKELNALMSSNHHDCFSSFETCPCNKKGDDEGEEEDDEEEEEIEDQHDTTIVTNNKGKDVYLDNNGSKLIGKKSLSFLLKKAFICGVGGLGPTPSLKDPTLPVPKSRLSKILRAMLRKKIYPQSSCPTTTMSRKKCLRVNNNRQTGRMINYDDEDELDVEEDNRIKWDKSDTEYIVLEI, from the exons ATGTTGTCCTACTTTGCTTCAATTGGCTTACCAAAAAACTCAGTGTTATATCACAaattaatacacttagtttctGTAAGCCCACCTGCAACATTCTTCATTCTTACTGCTTCTAGAATCATCTCTTTTGTCCTAATGAAG ATTTTCAGCTGGGTGCATGACAAGCTCAATGGAAGATCACAAGCCAACAATAGTAACACAAATGTTTATGCATCAAACAAAA ATCAAACTCCACAAATAGGAGGTCAGAAAGAGGAGTTCAGTGACTGGCCTCAAGGATTTCTCTCAATCGGAACTCTTTTCAATAAATCGTCGAAAGACGTCGATACGACGACGAAAGAGAAATCTCCTCAAAACCCAATTCTAGACTTCACATTGGAAGAGGTTAAAGAGCTTCAAAAGGAGTTGAACGCGTTAATGTCTTCTAATCATCATGATTGTTTCTCGAGTTTTGAAACTTGTCCCTGTAATAAGAAAGGAGACGACGAGGGAGAAGAAGAAGAcgacgaagaagaagaagaaatcgAAGATCAACATGATACAACTATTGTAACAAACAACAAAGGCAAAGATGTTTATTTGGACAACAATGGTAGCAAACTAATTGGTAAAAAGTCATTGTCATTTCTCCTTAAAAAAGCGTTCATTTGTGGAGTTGGTGGGTTGGGCCCAACACCTAGTTTAAAAGATCCAACTCTTCCAGTCCCTAAGTCAAGATTAAGTAAG ATCTTGAGAGCGATGCTTCGAAAGAAGATATATCCTCAGAGTTCATGCCCAACAACTACGATGTCAAGGAAGAAATGTTTGCGGGTGAATAATAATAGACAAACAGGAAGAATGATCAACTACGATGATGAAGATGAACTTGACGTTGAAGAAGATAACAGAATCAAATGGGACAAGAGTGATACAGAAT ATATTGTTCTAGAGATTTAA
- the LOC110775663 gene encoding protein LAZ1 homolog 2, which yields MFIHDIRDSRGVFVRLSSIIEKGLTAYKKVRGPGTITAGFFALLASVLSIVLIFQHLRAYNNPAEQKWIVAVLLIVPIYATESIISLTNPKTSLACDILRNCYEAYALYAFGSYLISCIGGEERVLELLKNESRNVLNKPLLEEGGDREPESSSDPQSFRNFFLRPCVIGEQLFSIIKFGLVQYMILKTVCAFLTFVLEMCGVYGDGQFKWYYGYPYITIVLNFSQMWALYCLVQFYNVTHERLKPIKPLAKFISFKAIVFATWWQGVGIALLCTLGILPKEGKIQTGLQDFLICIEMAVAAIAHVYVFSAKPYNFIQVSEYGKVSTRTEKTVIDIDEKGKDEGPTTIEKTETEVKAPGTSISESVQDIVREGGQQVVEDVKLTINQAMEPVEKGVTKIQESFHQITVGSEGKQEPDVEIEEHIEDDQRRSKSHVAASEKISVTETVNETS from the exons ATGTTCATCCACGATATCCGTGATTCTCGTGGTGTATTTGTACGTCTTTCCAGCATAATCGAAAAAGGATTGACCGCATACAAGAAAGTCCGTGGACCAGGCACCATTACGGCAGGATTCTTTGCATTGCTCGCATCAGTTCTCTCTATTGTTCTGATATTCCAACACCTAAGAGCATATAATAATCCCGCG GAGCAAAAATGGATTGTGGCTGTGCTTCTCATAGTTCCTATCTACGCCACTGAGTCT ATCATATCCTTGACAAATCCTAAGACTTCCCTAGCTTGTGACATTTTGAGAAATTGTTATGAAGCATACGCCTTGTATGCTTTCGGGAGCTATCTGATTTCTTGTATCG GCGGAGAAGAAAGAGTTCTAGAACTGTTGAAGAATGAATCAAGAAATGTACTTAACAAACCACTGTTAGAAGAAGGAGGAGACAGAGAACCAGAGTCGTCATCAGATCCACAATCATTTAGAAACTTCTTTCTACGGCCATGCGTTATTGGAGAACAATTGTTCTCCATAATCAAATTTGGTCTTGTTCAATAT ATGATTTTGAAGACAGTTTGTGCATTCTTAACTTTTGTTCTGGAGATGTGTGGTGTCTATGGTGATGGCCAGTTCAAGTGGTATTATGG GTATCCGTACATTACGATTGTATTAAACTTCAGCCAAATGTGGGCATTGTATTGTCTAGTTCAGTTCTATAATGTGACTCATGAAAGGCTCAAGCCAATTAAACCGCTTGCAAAGTTCATTAGCTTCAAGGCTATTGTGTTTGCTACATGGTGGCAAGGTGTAGGAATTGCTCTCCTCTGTACACTTGGAATTCTGCCTAAAGAAGGAAAAATTCAGACTGGTTTGCAAGATTTTTTGATCTGCATAGAA ATGGCAGTAGCTGCTATAGCTCATGTCTATGTGTTTTCTGCAAAACCGTATAATTTCATACAAGTTTCGGAATATGGAAAAGTTAGCACTCGAACTGAGAAAACAGTCATCGACATAGACGAGAAAGGAAAGGACGAAGGACCAACTACGATTGAGAAGACTGAAACTGAGGTCAAAGCTCCTGGAACAAGTATTAGTGAGAGTGTGCAAGATATTGTCCGCGAGGGTGGTCAGCAG GTTGTTGAGGATGTAAAGCTGACAATAAACCAGGCAATGGAGCCTGTCGAGAAGGGTGTAACAAAAATCCAGGAAAGTTTTCACCAAATAACAGTGGGTTCTGAAGGCAAGCAAGAGCCTGATGTTGAGATTGAGGAACACATTGAGGATGATCAACGAAGAAGCAAGTCTCATGTAGCAGCATCTGAAAAGATTAGTGTCACAGAAACTGTAAATGAAACTTCTTGA